Below is a window of Penaeus vannamei isolate JL-2024 chromosome 30, ASM4276789v1, whole genome shotgun sequence DNA.
atatatatatatatatatatatatatacatatttacatatatatatatatatatacatatatgatttctgcggttgattttccattcgggaaacgtaatctcagaaggaaaaggagggccagggctgtgatgaacatctttattaagtaacgtttcgaagagttatctctccatcatcagactaaaacagagaatacaagaacaaattagataagataaaagagaacagtggtaaaaaatagtttataacagagtaagcaaatcaaaaggtaacaagtgaacaaaaaagaaacagtcaaaaacatagtggaaaaatgtaaaacttgggtgagggtgagacataccaaagacaagtgaggaagtgctagttacggtggttgaattacaccgtaaacaactgaatggctgtactattgttcaggtcaggtttcatcttgtggatatacagtgattctgagatgagaaggtcaagtttgttagctgttgtggacagaattttaaaatcattgtgagtgaatgggtgatcttgtgagtgtgaatgctgacgaacagcagagaaagaaggtctgctcagaggtagggtcgtcctgatagatttgcccatatgttcgagtgttctatgtttgagccatcgagtggatgacccaatgtacctagcgttacatctaggacaattgaaaatatatactatattctctcgttcctgtttgcctccttccccgacctggttcctgcctttcgcgctttcgaggattccgtcatcgccacggcccgacggaagaatcaactgcgtttcctccgagactgcctcgaggagcaggtgctcccttcctcgatcggcaacctcttgaagcactcggatggaggatctccttttcctgattatgctcgctccctcctccttgaacggatccgcgctggtaagagggatgtcgagctttcctactatcgctcgcgggttcgttctgacctcctgaaggaacgactccccggccatgtcttccagctcctagctgacgtggcccacgattcttcccgtttcctctccactacccatgcccgctccctttcccagaaactctccaacctcacctcccgtagtccctggtcccgcttctccctcaccgacgcggttaccaacctttcctccctgtccttgacccctcaccaactacaactccttggcttcggtctttcctttgctctccgccctcttccccttacctctattgacatcatttcttcctttgaccggttcatctccgctcataggaactccttgcctgatgtctctctccttcgtggggccttctttccggccctcgagtctctccttcaccctaacccttccatccccaggcgttaccgtgaggcccttcacagcctgcgcagggaggatgtcaccattttgccttctgataaaggtaactcggtggtggtcctcgaccatgcctcctacctgcagaaggcccaggacctgttaggtgacgcctccacctatgcccccctgaccagtgacccgcgggaacgcattgctgccactttccaccgtcgtctgagagagcttgcagcctgtttcccggaggcgaacctttaccagaggttcaaggtcgttaaccctcgcctccctcatttctatgggcttcctaaaacccataagccggccgtgcctctacgccccatcatctcctcccggggatcggtgacgcatcctctggcggcttggctggctaagtctctcactccccttctcggcaccttctctcctgctcaccttcgccattcacaggacttcatctctcgtgtccgcggtgtcccgccggcgtccatgctgagcctggatgtcgactccctgttcaccaaggtcccgcttgatgacgtcctcgctttccttcagaggaagctccctgccgaggatcctcgtcttcctcttcccactgaagtcttcctccagctgattcgtctgtgtgtggagtcgaattccttctcctttgagggtcgtttctactcacagacgttcggtgttgccatgggctctcctctctcccctgttctggctaacctgtacatggagttcttcgagtcggagctcctcccttccatctcccctcgtccttccatgtggctgagatatgtagatgacgtcttcgctctctggccccatgaacctgccctgtttcctgatttcctgtcgcagctgaattctctctctccatccatccgcttcaaggtggaatgggaggttgacgacaagctccctttcttggacactcttgtccatcgctctgctgatcatttctccttttctatatacaggaagcctatgcacagtggtatgtacatacacttcttctcgtaccatccactacatgtgaagagaggggttgccacctcgctgtttctccgtgccctccgcatctgtgacccccagtacctggatggagagatcgacttcctgcgtcgttcgttctccaaactgggctatcctcgccatgtcctagacgtcgcgttatccagggcgcgacgtaccttctaccatgactcccctcccaatgagtctcctcacctgcctgtcctcagcctgccttacactgaggagatctactccctccgtcggcccctgcagtctctcaactgcagactctcccttcgccaggtgaataccctccgtcggaacctggttcacacctgccctccctctacctcgaaggtgggcacctatgctgttccgtgtgcctcctgtgataagcagtattttggtgaaacaggcgccagtcttactaagcgtctgtctcagcataagtacgctgtatccaggggacataccaacaacgccctcttctgccatcagtgggacactggccatcagatggactggaaagctgcccgcattctcttcccttccgctgatgtccatgcccgcagactggtggaatcttctctcattaagctgctgcccaatttcaacttgaacagcggtttctctcctgccgacagcctcctcgcttcccacatccttcgtctcctcccttatgccggtcacccgtcacatagaccgcctgatccttcgacctgatctgacctcccttcgcttccgttctcctgtcctctcctgccccgtagttcccgagtgcttcgcctcctttccctcttataccgcttcgtctcccttgcctcttcagacccgaagatg
It encodes the following:
- the LOC138867427 gene encoding uncharacterized protein is translated as IENIYYILSFLFASFPDLVPAFRAFEDSVIATARRKNQLRFLRDCLEEQVLPSSIGNLLKHSDGGSPFPDYARSLLLERIRAGKRDVELSYYRSRVRSDLLKERLPGHVFQLLADVAHDSSRFLSTTHARSLSQKLSNLTSRSPWSRFSLTDAVTNLSSLSLTPHQLQLLGFGLSFALRPLPLTSIDIISSFDRFISAHRNSLPDVSLLRGAFFPALESLLHPNPSIPRRYREALHSLRREDVTILPSDKGNSVVVLDHASYLQKAQDLLGDASTYAPLTSDPRERIAATFHRRLRELAACFPEANLYQRFKVVNPRLPHFYGLPKTHKPAVPLRPIISSRGSVTHPLAAWLAKSLTPLLGTFSPAHLRHSQDFISRVRGVPPASMLSLDVDSLFTKVPLDDVLAFLQRKLPAEDPRLPLPTEVFLQLIRLCVESNSFSFEGRFYSQTFGVAMGSPLSPVLANLYMEFFESELLPSISPRPSMWLRYVDDVFALWPHEPALFPDFLSQLNSLSPSIRFKVEWEVDDKLPFLDTLVHRSADHFSFSIYRKPMHSGMYIHFFSYHPLHVKRGVATSLFLRALRICDPQYLDGEIDFLRRSFSKLGYPRHVLDVALSRARRTFYHDSPPNESPHLPVLSLPYTEEIYSLRRPLQSLNCRLSLRQVNTLRRNLVHTCPPSTSKVGTYAVPCASCDKQYFGETGASLTKRLSQHKYAVSRGHTNNALFCHQWDTGHQMDWKAARILFPSADVHARRLVESSLIKLLPNFNLNSGFSPADSLLASHILRLLPYAGHPSHRPPDPST